One genomic segment of Chitinophaga sancti includes these proteins:
- a CDS encoding AMP-binding protein, whose translation METIVDYLLFYADKFPHKTVFTFSAIGWSTDRNITYAALAEAVKRQGIQLAEKRLSGKRAVLIYQDVYDFIISFLGCQYAGVVPVPVPYVHGKQQKDRLHNIINHVAPAAILCKETSARHLQQIGIPCIYTDQVDTDLAGLQPVTQEIAFIQYTSGSTGKPKGVVISHKNLLHNQELIRDAFGCDEDAVILSWLPFHHDMGLIGNILHTIYAGCTCVLMPPADFMQQPHHWLDRISRYKVTHSGGPNFSYDLCVEKIPADSLKALDLSHWKVAYNGSEPVKHATMLRFADHFAAAGFKSAAFYPCYGLAEATLLVAATAPQEEVNVIFHHGKQLVSSGRTLPGMDVKIMGVTTKQVCGELEEGEICIAGDSVTSGYWQQDNTDCFYESGGRQYFRTGDLGFISGQQLYIHGRLKEMLIVRGKNIYPNDIEQAIADNSKDIAANGIAVFSLDSDKEQIAVAVEIKRTAIPQLNVTERINAIERLMAGQFGVTPDDIILTSPFSIPRTTSGKLQRTACGNWYRNGGFRIIGTKKQLFGKPGARTVNPSFLQLVLLRPDHDQLVKYLLHHIEVKNGMPALSPDQASLALTDLGINSLQLMELINTVNKELNLSISTAMALENDSVSAFAGLLENMLWLKNVQNSDNEVII comes from the coding sequence ATGGAAACAATAGTTGATTACTTGTTATTTTATGCAGACAAGTTTCCCCATAAGACGGTCTTTACATTTTCAGCGATTGGGTGGAGTACAGACAGGAATATTACTTATGCCGCGCTGGCAGAAGCAGTGAAGCGGCAGGGAATACAGTTGGCTGAAAAAAGACTTTCTGGTAAGAGGGCTGTACTTATATATCAGGATGTATACGATTTCATCATATCATTTCTCGGTTGTCAGTATGCAGGCGTGGTGCCTGTGCCTGTGCCCTATGTGCATGGGAAACAACAGAAAGATAGACTACACAATATTATAAATCATGTTGCTCCTGCGGCTATTTTGTGTAAAGAGACCAGTGCCCGTCATTTACAACAGATAGGCATTCCATGCATATACACAGATCAGGTGGATACCGATTTGGCCGGGCTGCAACCAGTTACACAGGAGATCGCTTTTATACAATATACGTCTGGTTCTACAGGCAAGCCCAAAGGTGTAGTGATCAGCCACAAGAACCTTTTGCATAATCAGGAATTAATCAGAGATGCATTTGGATGTGACGAAGATGCGGTTATCTTATCCTGGTTGCCATTTCACCATGATATGGGATTGATTGGGAATATCCTGCATACGATATATGCGGGTTGTACCTGTGTGCTAATGCCACCTGCTGATTTTATGCAACAGCCACATCATTGGCTGGATAGAATATCCCGTTATAAAGTGACCCATAGTGGAGGACCCAATTTTTCTTACGATCTGTGTGTGGAGAAAATACCTGCAGATAGCCTGAAGGCTTTGGATCTGTCACATTGGAAGGTAGCATATAACGGATCTGAACCAGTTAAACATGCTACTATGCTTCGTTTCGCAGATCATTTTGCAGCTGCTGGTTTTAAAAGCGCAGCATTTTATCCCTGTTATGGTCTGGCAGAAGCAACATTGCTGGTAGCTGCCACTGCCCCCCAGGAAGAAGTAAACGTAATCTTCCACCATGGTAAACAACTGGTCAGCTCAGGAAGAACATTGCCTGGTATGGATGTGAAAATTATGGGTGTAACAACAAAGCAGGTGTGTGGTGAACTGGAGGAAGGAGAAATCTGTATAGCCGGTGATAGTGTCACCAGTGGCTACTGGCAGCAGGATAATACCGACTGTTTTTATGAATCTGGCGGCCGGCAATATTTCCGTACGGGTGACCTGGGTTTTATATCCGGGCAACAATTGTACATCCATGGCCGATTGAAAGAAATGCTGATAGTAAGGGGAAAGAATATATATCCAAACGATATTGAACAAGCGATTGCTGACAACAGCAAAGATATTGCAGCAAATGGGATAGCCGTATTTTCTTTAGATAGTGACAAGGAGCAGATAGCTGTTGCAGTTGAAATAAAGCGAACTGCAATACCCCAATTAAACGTCACAGAGCGGATAAATGCTATTGAAAGGCTGATGGCCGGCCAGTTTGGTGTCACGCCTGACGACATTATTTTAACATCTCCCTTTAGCATTCCCAGAACGACTAGTGGGAAGCTCCAACGTACAGCCTGTGGTAATTGGTACAGGAACGGTGGTTTCAGAATTATTGGAACAAAAAAGCAATTGTTTGGTAAACCAGGTGCCAGGACAGTGAACCCGTCTTTTCTTCAGCTGGTCTTACTCAGGCCAGATCATGATCAACTTGTAAAATATTTATTGCACCACATAGAAGTGAAAAACGGTATGCCTGCTTTATCACCGGACCAGGCTTCACTGGCTTTAACGGATCTTGGAATAAATTCATTACAGCTGATGGAACTGATCAATACTGTTAATAAAGAGTTGAACTTAAGCATCAGTACGGCTATGGCACTGGAGAATGATTCTGTGTCAGCATTTGCTGGTTTACTGGAAAACATGCTTTGGTTAAAAAATGTACAAAATTCAGATAACGAAGTTATTATATGA
- a CDS encoding response regulator transcription factor, with protein sequence MQIDPITVAIVDEHLLFRRVLCDFLNRRDNIQVVFDGACLSELDTVQESLHFNVLITDVSIYQKTARERLLRIKTLYPAAGVLLLSIMTDINWMSDLLEMGIQGCISKQEDPDELLNALSVIASGKLYKNVLFTEMLYHNQQYGSRMTKKPTYHSLSEREEALLRLLWEEKNNIEIAQEILLSVRSVEKLKQDLREKLKVRSVTGLLRYAVEKGIYSIDSPF encoded by the coding sequence ATGCAGATTGATCCTATTACAGTTGCTATTGTCGATGAACATCTTTTGTTCCGCAGGGTGCTATGTGATTTTCTTAATAGAAGAGATAACATACAGGTGGTATTTGATGGCGCATGTCTGTCAGAACTGGATACAGTTCAGGAATCGCTGCACTTTAATGTATTAATAACAGATGTGTCTATCTACCAGAAGACTGCAAGAGAAAGGTTGCTTCGTATAAAGACGCTCTATCCTGCAGCCGGTGTTTTGTTGCTTTCCATAATGACGGATATCAATTGGATGAGCGACCTGCTGGAAATGGGTATTCAGGGTTGTATATCTAAACAGGAGGATCCGGACGAGCTGCTGAATGCTTTATCTGTTATTGCCTCAGGTAAGCTGTATAAAAATGTTTTATTTACGGAAATGCTCTATCACAACCAGCAGTATGGCAGCCGTATGACAAAAAAACCTACGTATCATTCCCTCTCAGAAAGAGAAGAAGCCTTACTGCGGCTACTATGGGAAGAAAAAAATAATATAGAGATCGCTCAGGAAATTCTCTTGAGCGTCCGCTCTGTAGAAAAACTGAAGCAGGATCTGAGAGAAAAGCTAAAGGTCAGGTCAGTAACCGGGCTGTTGCGATATGCTGTTGAAAAAGGAATATATTCCATTGATTCCCCCTTTTAG